The following coding sequences are from one Thamnophis elegans isolate rThaEle1 chromosome 5, rThaEle1.pri, whole genome shotgun sequence window:
- the GSS gene encoding glutathione synthetase isoform X2, protein MTTLWKDILQNVQLIQYVAPIAIDVALLEGVLMRTKDDPNASDVVNFAPFTLFPSPVPASLLEEAYSVQQDFNLLVDKVSQDTEFLECTLASILKVDDFTAQLFKIYKQVLDEGIAQSLVLGINRSDYMFDYGADGSPALKQVEINTIAASFGGLTSRTTTVHRHVLNVLGKSKEASKLLSNNPSKGIAMGIARAWELYGSDKAVVMFLVEEAQRNIFDQRCIENELWIRNIKVIRKSFKDVFEKASLDSEKKLYIDGEEVAVVYYREGYMPGSYNEQNWEARLLLEKSRAVKCPDIATQLVGTKKVQQELSRPGILERFLPNEPEAVARLRATFTGLYSLEMDEEGDKMVATAIADPDRFVLKPQREGGGNNLYGDELKQVLEKIKDSSERTSYILMDKIKVLPTLNYLLRAHCPLKVSECVSELGIFGVYIRQGQKFVMNKHVGHLLRTKAMEHADGGVAAGVAVLDTPYVI, encoded by the exons ATGACTACACTTTGGAAAGATATTTTGCAAAATGTGCAGCTCATTCAATATGTGGCTCCTATTGCAATAGACGTAGCATTACTTGAAGGTGTTCTAATGAGGACTAAAGATGACCCCAATGCTTCTGAT GTTGTGAATTTTGCACCTTTTACACTGTTCCCATCTCCAGTACCAGCAAGTCTGCTTGAAGAAGCCTATTCCGTTCAACAAGATTTTAACCTCCTAGTGGATAAAGTTAGCCAGGATACAGAATTTCTAGAGTGCACTCTTGCCAG TATCCTTAAAGTGGATGACTTTACAGCtcaactgtttaaaatttacaagcAGGTTTTGGATGAAGGAATTGCTCAG TCATTGGTTTTAGGAATCAATCGCTCTGATTACATGTTTGACTATGGCGCAGATGGTTCTCCAGCTCTAAAACAAGTAGAGATAAACACCATTGCTGCAAGCTTTGGAGGCCTCACATCTCGAACCACTACAGTACACCG GCATGTGCTGAATGTTTTGGGGAAATCAAAGGAAGCCTCAAAATTGCTTTCCAATAATCCATCGAAAGGAATTGCCATGGGCATTGCAAGAGCTTGGGAACTCTATGGCTCAGATAA agcAGTGGTGATGTTTCTGGTTGAAGAGGCTCAGAGAAATATTTTTGACCAACGTTGTATAGAAAATGAACTATGGATAAG GAATATCAAGGTGATCCGAAAAAGTTTTAAAGATgtgtttgaaaaagcatctttggacagTGAAAAGAAACTGTATAT AGATGGGGAGGAAGTAGCAGTGGTATATTACAGGGAAGGCTATATGCCAGGAAGTTATAATGAACAG AACTGGGAAGCACGGTTATTGCTGGAAAAGTCCAGAGCAGTTAAGTGTCCTGATATAGCTACACAGCTGGTTGGAACCAAAAAAGTTCAGCAGGAGCTCAGCCGACCAGGAATCCTGGAAAGATTCTTGCCCAATGAACCAGAAGCAGTGGCTCGATTAAGAGCAACATTCACAGGTCTCTACTCCTTGGAAATG GATGAAGAAGGTGATAAGATGGTTGCCACAGCTATTGCTGACCCAGACCGATTTGTGTTAAAACcacaaagagaaggaggag GGAATAATCTCTATGGAGATGAGCTCAAGCAAGTTCTGGAGAAAATTAAGGACAGTTCTGAGAGGACTTCTTATATTCTCATGGATAAGATAAAGGTTCTCCCAACACTAAATTATTTATTGAGGGCTCATTGTCCACTGAAAGTATCAGAATGTGTGTCTGAATTGGGAATCTTTGGAGTTTATATCAG acAGGGTCAAAAATTTGTGATGAACAAGCATGTGGGCCATCTCTTGAGAACAAAGGCTATGGAACATGCAGATGGTGGAGTAGCAGCTGGTGTTGCTGTCTTGGATACTCCCTATGTGATATAA